The stretch of DNA ATTTTACTAGCTGTTGTGCCTTTTCCTTGAGCTTATCTGATTGAATCGAAAGCTGTCTTCGTAAATACGCTAAATCGCTTGAGGCATGATGATCCACTTGTCCGTGCCGAATACAGCGGCTAATTTCTTCTTCCAGCAGCCGTACATCCCCAATCGATTCCGCATACAAGCTCACATTAGGTGCTGCATATTGCTTATCCTTCATGAATTGCTTCAGCTTTGAACAATGCTGCAAAAACGAAAGGACATACGTAAACTGATCAGCACGAATATAGATTCCTTTTCGCGCCTGATTCAAATAAAGCTCCATTTCATCCAGTGTGTGAATCGGGACGCTGCTGCTGATTTTTATTATTTCTTCCGCTTCAGCAACCTCCCTTAAAGCCTGCTCCATTCTCCGTTTATCCGGCAATGGCCGAAGTGCTTGAAGGGTCTTCTTCCCTCTGTTTGTTTTCGCAAAATGAGTGATCTCCTCTAATATTTCCTGATATCCTAATACACCAATTGTTTGCTGATTCATCCTGAATCCTCCTTTTTATTTTAAAATGAAACTTTTCCAGAGCAGAAGATTTTCTCATAAAAAAACCGCCATGAACGAATCGCTCATGACGGCTAGAAGAGATGTAAACATGTATTGGCACCCAAATTTGAGTACAGCAAAAAAGAACGGAAAATGACACGATATCCGATTTTTTTGTACACAAAAAAGCTATGACAAAACATGCCATAGCTGGTTTACCAATCTTCTATGCTATGATGCGTGTTCTTAACCTACCTTAAAAAAGCACATACTTAATAAACCAGTGATTAGACCAGTTTTTTGCTTCATTCAAGGCCGTATGAAAATAACGGTTTAGTTAAGAACATTCACACTCATAAAACAAACTCCTCTGCTGAGTTTACATTTTTATACAAATTAAGTATACCTCGGTTTTGTTTGAGAGGTCAATATAAGTGTGAAGATTTTGTACATTCAACATCGTAAAAAAACGAAAGGTAATGTTCCGGTAATGTTTGAGTTATTTGGATGTTATTTCCTGAATGTAAAATAAAATTAGATTTTTAATGGTGACAGGATGGCTGGGCTTCGGACTAGGGAGCATCTTTAGTGAGATTAATAGGGGGAATATAAATGGAAGATAGAAGTTCAGGACGTGGAAAAGATTTTACCGATTCATGGTGGTTTCTCTTCATATGTGTAAGTATTGCAGGGTTGATTGTGATGCTTGGTCGTTAATCATATGGAAGCCTATACACAAAAAACGCAATTGATAGTGATAGAGTATTTCACCATCAATTGCGTTTTTTTATTATTTTCTAATTTAAAATTATCCGGTAGATTTCTGGACAGGAGCAGTTTCCTTATTAGTTTGTAAAGCTTTGAGTTTCCTCAAAATAAATACAAGTACAAAGATTCCTAACAAGCAAGTAGCTGTTCCTGCACCGATCATGACAACTGAAACACTCGTTAATTTTGCCAAAAGTGCTCCGATTGCTGGGGCAATTAGCATCGAAAAGGTTTGCATGGACGTAGCTGCTGCTGATACTCTGCCCATCATCTGTTTTGGTGTTTCTGATTGTAGTACATAACCGTATGGAACTGCTTCGCCCGATCCAAGCAAACCAAGGAGAAATGCTCCGATTACCCAAACTAATTGCGGCAGATTTAGAATACCCATGCTACCGAGTCCAACGGCGATTATTAAAGTTCCGCTTAATAGGGCGGTAGTGGACATTAGATGAATTGGTTTGTGTTTCCAATTCGTCCACTGTCCTAATAAAAGTGACCCTACTACACTTCCGAGCCCAACACTGCTTATTAGGAGGCCGAAATTTTCTTTTGTAAAGCCGAGGTCCTGAGCAAGGAAAACAAAAAGACCGTCATATAGAAAAATAATAAAAAAAGCAACCGAGGATAGAATAATTGAAATCTTTAATAATGGTGTTTTTGCTATATGCTTAAGGCCGTCAAATAAATCTTTCCAATAGCTGCTTTTTTGTGGTATTTCTTTCGTTGTTTTGATTTCTTCAACATAAGCTGTTTCATCTAGCTTGGGCATCATCATTAAGAAAATGATAGCTATCAAAAATCCTGCTGCTTCAAATAGAAAAGGACTTTTAACACCAAAAAAGGCAATGATGCCTCCTCCAAGAGCAGGGCCTAAAATTTTCATTGTATTAACAGAAAGCTGACTGAGTGTGACTGCTTCTGGCAACTGCTCATCAGGTACTGTCATTCGTATCGTACTCTGTCTTGCTGGGTCGTAAAGTGCTGCAGCAGTACCTTTTAAAAATACAAATAATAATAAATAGTAGAGATTAGGTGCAAAGAAGAGACCACCAACAAAAATAATTCTTAAAATTAGACAGACAATCATAACCGTCTTTTTAGGCAGTCTATCAACAAATACACTGGCAAATGGTC from Cytobacillus dafuensis encodes:
- a CDS encoding MFS transporter; its protein translation is MGAGMFKPLKIRAYRSLFGAQVFSDLGNWFDFVALQVIVAYHWGLDETAVASVIIALGLPWVIIGPFASVFVDRLPKKTVMIVCLILRIIFVGGLFFAPNLYYLLLFVFLKGTAAALYDPARQSTIRMTVPDEQLPEAVTLSQLSVNTMKILGPALGGGIIAFFGVKSPFLFEAAGFLIAIIFLMMMPKLDETAYVEEIKTTKEIPQKSSYWKDLFDGLKHIAKTPLLKISIILSSVAFFIIFLYDGLFVFLAQDLGFTKENFGLLISSVGLGSVVGSLLLGQWTNWKHKPIHLMSTTALLSGTLIIAVGLGSMGILNLPQLVWVIGAFLLGLLGSGEAVPYGYVLQSETPKQMMGRVSAAATSMQTFSMLIAPAIGALLAKLTSVSVVMIGAGTATCLLGIFVLVFILRKLKALQTNKETAPVQKSTG